The genome window GCCGGCGCTTAAGCGCGCCAAAGAGGGGGCGCCGAATGTGCTCTTTATCGTGCTGGACGATACCGGCTTCGGCCATCTCGGCTGTTACGGCAGCCCCATTAACACACCCAACATCGACGCATTGGCCGCCGAGGGCCTGCTTTACAGCAGCATGCATACCACGGCCCTTTGCTCGCCGTCGCGCTCCTGTATTATCACGGGCCGCAACCACCATTCCAATCACCTGGCCTGTTTGTCAAACGGGTCAACCGGCTATCCAGGATCGGATGGCTACATCCCCTTTGAAAACGGCTTTATATCCGAGATTCTGAAGGAGAATGGTTACAACACCTACTGCATCGGCAAATGGCACCTGGCCCCCGAAGAGACCACCTCAGCGGCCGGGCCTTACGAATGGTGGCCGCTGGGCCGCGGTTTTGAGCGTTATTACGGCTTTCTCGGCGGCGACACGAACAATTACTATCCCGAACTGTGGCGCGACAACACGCAGGTTCACGTCGAACAGTCACCGGAAGAAGGGTATCATCTGAACATCGATCTGGCGCAGCAAGCCAAATCGATGATCGCCGATGCCAAGCAGATCGCGCCCGACAAACCGTTCTTCATGTACTTTTCTCCCGGGGCGATGCACTCGCCGCATCACGTACCCAAGGAGTGGGCGGACGCCTATGCCGGCCAGTTCGACGATGGTTGGGACGCTTACCGAGAAAAGGTGTTCGCCCGCCAAAAAGAGCTGGGGTTGGCGCCGCCCGACACTGAACTGTCGCGGCATGACCCCGACGTGCAGGAGTGGGACGCTCTCTCGGCCGATGAAAAGCGACTCTACTCGCGCATGATGGAAGTCTTCGCCGGCTTCCTGACCCACACCGATCATTACATTGGCCAGCTAATAGATTTCCTGAAAGAGATAGGCCAGTACGAGAATACACTGATCATGCTTATTTCCGACAATGGCTCCAGCGCTGAAGGCGGGCCAACGGGATCGGTGAATGAGTGCCGTTTCTTCAACAATGTGCCTGATACGGTGGCGGATGGTCTGGCCGCAATTGATGAGCTTGGCGGGCCTAAATACTTTAACCATTTCCCCTGGGGCTGGACGCATGCCGGCAATACGCCTTTCCGGCGTTGGAAGCGGGAGACTTATCGCGGAGGCGTCAGCGATCCCTTTATCATCAGCTGGCCGGAAGGCATCGAGGCGCGTGGTGAAGTGCGCACGCAGTACACACATATCGTCGATATGGTGCCCACGGTGTTGGATGCGTTGGGCATCGACCAGCCGCGGCAGATTCGCGGCGTGACGCAGTCGCCAATGG of Chloroflexota bacterium contains these proteins:
- a CDS encoding arylsulfatase → MSLVEYEAGTTFPGDIGRTADISSPAWPALKRAKEGAPNVLFIVLDDTGFGHLGCYGSPINTPNIDALAAEGLLYSSMHTTALCSPSRSCIITGRNHHSNHLACLSNGSTGYPGSDGYIPFENGFISEILKENGYNTYCIGKWHLAPEETTSAAGPYEWWPLGRGFERYYGFLGGDTNNYYPELWRDNTQVHVEQSPEEGYHLNIDLAQQAKSMIADAKQIAPDKPFFMYFSPGAMHSPHHVPKEWADAYAGQFDDGWDAYREKVFARQKELGLAPPDTELSRHDPDVQEWDALSADEKRLYSRMMEVFAGFLTHTDHYIGQLIDFLKEIGQYENTLIMLISDNGSSAEGGPTGSVNECRFFNNVPDTVADGLAAIDELGGPKYFNHFPWGWTHAGNTPFRRWKRETYRGGVSDPFIISWPEGIEARGEVRTQYTHIVDMVPTVLDALGIDQPRQIRGVTQSPMEGVSLVSTFEDADAAEKHKTQYFEMMGHRSIYHDGWRAVCPWPGTSFIESGRDFGAVITDDMLTELDADGWELYHVAEDMAETNNLAAQERGRLIELIGLWYNEAGKYNVLPIDSRGTARIADERPTIAEVRDNYVLYPHTQAVPAGAAPKFLNRPYAIRAEVTIPEEGAEGAMLSMGGNDGGICFYMQDGRLCFLFNYLAMEYFYVRSDGAVPSGDHVLGMEFTPTGAADPENGKGTPGTVVLTIDGSEAGSGDIAVTSPLRLAQGGMMVVGADEGAPVSPEYDPPFEFTGEIKKVHFDLSGESTVDPMMELIAAMRKQ